One segment of Caldanaerobius polysaccharolyticus DSM 13641 DNA contains the following:
- a CDS encoding helix-turn-helix domain-containing protein — protein sequence MNQRELQKLIIISKTIDGILTVKEAAQALGLSQRQIFRLKKGVKEQGESFV from the coding sequence ATGAATCAAAGGGAATTACAAAAACTAATTATTATCAGCAAAACTATTGATGGAATACTAACTGTCAAGGAAGCTGCGCAAGCTTTAGGCCTAAGTCAGCGTCAAATCTTTAGACTTAAAAAGGGAGTTAAGGAGCAAGGTGAATCTTTTGTCTAA
- a CDS encoding helix-turn-helix domain-containing protein, with amino-acid sequence MSQEQLKRYTVISKTLEGSMTVKQAAEVLGLSVRQVIRLKKGVRESGAAALIRKNQNRKPAHAISDDIKQMIIDIKTLSNFCTT; translated from the coding sequence ATGTCACAAGAACAACTAAAAAGATACACTGTCATTTCAAAAACTCTTGAAGGCAGTATGACCGTTAAACAAGCAGCAGAGGTTTTAGGCCTGAGTGTCCGCCAGGTAATACGCCTGAAAAAAGGAGTGAGGGAAAGCGGAGCTGCGGCACTTATTCGCAAAAATCAAAACCGTAAACCTGCGCATGCTATCTCTGATGATATAAAACAAATGATCATTGATATTAAGACATTGTCTAACTTCTGTACTACATGA